Part of the Notamacropus eugenii isolate mMacEug1 chromosome 5, mMacEug1.pri_v2, whole genome shotgun sequence genome is shown below.
TCCTTTGGTTTATCAATCCGATAGAGAACCTCTGCAGGAAGGAAATACCCAAGATACTCTACTGTATCTGGAGTGGTGTCATAGTGATAGTGTCCTCCTTCTCCATGATGACTAAAACAGTGAGTATGCTCTAATCGCAAATCAAACCCCTAGAAAAACAAATAACATATTAAAATGTTAATCATAACAAATTTTTGTACAGAATTTAAAGCCAAAAGATCACAATGCTAATTTTTGTATAGTTGAAGGACCCTTTAAATATAAAACCACTTTAGTTCTTTAACAAGAGAAAGCTGGTTTTCTGATGCAGCTATATAGGAGAATCAGTGCAGACATCAGATAAGCAGGGCAAATTTTTCTGTGGAAAACATTGTATTGTAAAACTTTTCTAGAAGGGTGAATTATGTTTTCCGAAAATAGAACAGAAACTGCCAACCAACTAATTTTAGAGCAGTTATTGAACATTTTACCAAATTCTATGAACTTCCTATCACTAGTAATATGGAAAAGAACAGCAGCCCCATAGCCCATTTTCATTTTGCTGAGACTTAATACCTCTTCTAAAAGTCTTTAATCATTTCTTCAAAGCGAgtcaatatatttaataaaaatacacCCCCAGGTTAAAATGTCCTAGATATAaatctttctaatttattttgatACTTCAATgcatttgtgatctcatcaaggTGCATAAATCCTCCAATGGTACCAATCACAGTCTATCTAGACCTTTTAATTCAATGCAATTCTTGCCCATGTCTTCCAATAAATTCTCCACAGAGGGCACACCTAATATATTCAATAGAAGGCACTTCCTCTAGATCTCTCAACATTTTATGGGTACAAATGGAACATGTAATCTATCCATTAGTTATATAATGGTCTCATCTCAACTTGGCCTGCTAGATTCCTTTTCTAGTCATTCCCTTCCCTGGCTCCCTAATATTATCTTTCATGCTGATTCTCTTGCATAATTCTTCATTGGTAATATGGTATAGCCCAGTCATGGCCTCTATATGTGTCTCCATTGCTCTCTGGGCAACTTGTACCTGTAATTATTTCTAAACTGTGATAATGCTTCACAGTCACATAGCATCAGTGGAtgaatattgattttttaaaagatggattaAAAGTACTGCAATATTCCAAATAAAATCCAGGCCATTCCCCTAATATTTAATTTTGGAGATAGTTTATTACCCATCTGAAGGATCTGACCAAGATATAATAGAAATATCTCTAGACAATAAGCAGACTAACTTCATCCACTTAGACTTCCCTGTATGGATAGTAAAGTTGAAGTCTTTTGAATCATAATGCAGGTGGGCTTTGCAATGGTTTAGATTTAATGCAATCAATAGGATGTTATCTGCAAACAGGAACATGTGGAAGACCCTTACTATCTACAGGAAATCAATTCTTCAATTAGACATCCTTAATAATTGCTGCAAATATTTTGGGTAAGGATGTCACCCTGTTCTGTCTTACTTTATATGAAGAGGATTGAACAAAGTTATCTTTTATTACATCTTCCAAAGAATTTTACATGCTTTTGATGTACACATGGGAAACACCTTGTTGGAGGAGAGCTTTTATAGCACTTTGCTGAATCCAATGCCTTaaaccagggtggggaacctgcaacctcgagTCCACAGCCCAAGgcttgcaggttccccacccctaacttAAAACATCAATGATCAAGTGAATTACAGTATGTAAactactttacaaaccttaaaactctatgtaaatgctagttattacttACAAAACAGCCAACAGTAAGTATAATAGGATTTTCTATCCTCTGCACACTTAAATTACACAACTACTAAGCTacttcatactttaaaaaatcatttgctaAAAGCTAGTTTATTCCCCTCTTATAACACCTTATTTCAGCAAGGAGGCCCTCAGCACATTTGTAGAGACTAGAAAAGAAGGCATATGTCAGTAGTTAATGTTGGGTTTTGGTAGCAATAATGTCCATAATTTTTTCCAAAGGATTTggaatctttccttccttcaggcACCTTGAGAAACCTCTGCAGCACAGAACTGCTCTGCACATATTTGGTTTAATCTAGAAgcctctttccatctttttttcctttggtaccATTTTTACTTCATCATGGAGTACACTGGAAACTGAAATATTAAGAGTCCAGATTCACTGGTTCCATTAACAGTGATATAAAGAACAGCTTGTTATAGTAATCCTGacagtttttccattttttatctgCTTGCTGTATTCTTTCCAGTTCCATCCTTACATATCTGAGTTCAGATAGCTTAACTGAAGCTATAAACATGTTTTCCCTTCAATTGGTTCTGTTTTTGAAACAATACTACTCACACTCTTAAACTATCTTCTCAAAGACTTCATGAACGATTTTACATTCTAAACAGGTATTGTCCTTGGCTGCTATGTCTCACTGCTCAGCAAAGAGATCAATTGTTTACCCGATAAGATGTTTTGTAGACTTGTTCCCTTCATTGTGGCAATTATTTTGCACCTACTTAATTTCCTTAGGAAATGGTGATATCTTTGTCTGTGTTTTATTGCCCATTTACCCATTTACCACTTTTTGGCATCAATAACTAGTTTTAAATAAGTGAACTTGATTTAACTGCATccatattttctgatttttattccAATTTGATATTGACTTTGGTCTTTGATTTAACAATTCAGTGTTCTAACTTTACATAATAAAGCTGATTTGGAAATGAGCCAAATATTAGTAACTGGTTATTCTCTgccttttataattttatttttttttggtaatgtaTTTTGATGCTTGCCATATTCAGTGTTTTCTAGCTCTCTTCTTGATGTATAAGTATGAAGCTTCTATAAAATATACAAGTCTTtggcttctctttttttaattctttagtcAAATATATCAGCACATTTCTCAGTGTTCCCTATTTTGTCCACTTTATGAATATATGCTACTTAATTTGGAGCATCTTATCAAACTCTTcataatttttcctcctcctctgcaATAGATGGCACATAAAATGCAACTATATTCACTCTTTACAAATGCTCGCTATAAACATTGTAGTATAAGATGATCAAGTGTTTTCTGAAAAGATATTTCTTGTCTTTAGATAAGAGTAAAACCAACTCTGCCgactccttcattcttttttacaAAGAGAATTTGTGAGTCACTGTTACATCTAGCTGcaactttcttttgtcttctgctttcatttatagcaagaatgttACCACTGATGTAATTCAGTATCCCTAGTACTACATACATTGGTCTCTGGACAAGAATCTGACATTCCAACACCAATTAGATCGATGTTTATAGTCTAAAACATGTGCAACTCTTAGCACCCTCCATCCCCTTTTCAACTATTTTGTCACTGTTACTGTAGAGAGGAAGGGGGCCACAAAAAATTGAGGACCCCCATGCATTTTCTTTGATTAGTTAAATCCAAAAAGTTATAGTTATATAAGTTATATCTTATCATGGAATGGCAGTGACCTAGCATTCTTGAAAGTTAAGCCAGAAGGGTTATGGgagaattatatatttagtaTACAAAATTCAAAGTTAAGTCAAAGTTAGCATTTTGGGGGCTCCATGTTTTCAgtatatttgtgaagcattttgaattttctctttctctcctggcTCCTTTCCTGTTCCCTAATACATAGattttcttgtccttttttttttggagggggaaaagcaaagaaattggggttaaatgatgTGACCAAgcttatacagctagtaagtgtctaaggctgaggctgaatttgaactcaggtcctcctgactccaaggctggtgctctattcactgtgccacctagctgctccattttcatccttttaaAGTGACAGATTATATCTGCTTTCTGAAGAAAAGCTCAAGTACAAAGCAAGTCCTCACGATAAGTCCTCACCAGGTGATACAATTCATTGGCCACAGAAATCCATGAAACAAATTCACAATTCTGgttaaatcttattttaaagagagagagagataaacttACTGGATCTCGAGAAACGAAAACTGGCTGACAAACCAAGGGAGCCTTGATTTCAAAAAAACGCAACCAATTATTCACATCCTCATCAGAGGTCAGTGGACAAGATGAAAATTCTGGGGGCTAcatcaaaaaaattaagaatataaaCATGTTAAATGTTATTGGTGGTTTCTTAAAATTGACTCTAAAATTTTTATcaaatcatgttttttttcttttaaaatttcataactGCAAGGGGTTTAGccatcaaatcagtcaataagcatttattaagcacctactctgtgccaggagctgtgctaagtgctgggaatacactgaaaggttctatccactgtaccacttagttacaaaagacagttcctgccctcaagaaactcaaagtttaatgggaaagacaatatgcaaacaactacgttcaaggtatgtacaggataaattggtgaTAATCTACAGCaggaaggccctagaattaagggggattaggaaaggcttacTGCAGAAGGAGATATTTTagggagacttgaaggaaaccagggaagccagaaagtggaagtgaggagggagaacaaaaGCAACATGATATAGTAGAACAAGCACTGGCCCTGTAGACAGAAGaagctagattcaaatcccacttcagatccTACTTGTGTaaagttgggcaagtcacttaatctccatgaATTATAtattccttatctatgaaatgagggatatggactaaatggcctttgaggtccctccaAGCTGTTATGCTAGATTCTTATCAGATGACGAGGACACCAGGTTTTTCTCTTGGTTTGTATTATTCCAGTTAATTCTCTATTATTCCTTCCTAGCCACTAAATTCAGCCTTACTTTAGTTGATTTCTATCaaccaatcaaaaagcatttttaagtgatGACTctgggccaggcattgtgctgagcacaggggatacaaagaaaaagcacaaaCAGCCCCATGCCTTCAACATGTTTATGCTCTAATGTGAGGGGGCACAACTCATAGAAATCCACCATATCAGAGAGCCAGTGCTTGGTCTCAGCTCTGCAGAGACTCCAGGTCATCCTTATGATTCTAAAAAGGAACGTGGTgaaatcatttgatttttttttttagcttcttatcaacaaaatggggataataatgtttaAACTACCTAGCTAACAGGGTTTTTGTGATGAAAAATCCAACTAGTAattctaataatagctagcaattatattatgctttagggtttgcaaacaTCCTTCTATACGTTATCTTGTTTTGTTCTCACAATAACCATGTGATGTAGGgcttattattatctccattttgttgaTAAGTACAGTTAGGCTGAAAGAATCTagatgacttgttcagggtcacacagctacacaAACATCTGAGGAAGGACTTAAACTCAAACTTCCTCAATCCAAGAACAATTCTTTGTCAGTCATTGCTACTGCCTGACTTTTATTTCTACTGATGGAAGATCATCAGGAAAGCAATTCTTTGTAccttctgaattcaaatgttaATATAATCTGTGCTATAAATCCTTACACTTTTCTTTTAGCAATGATAGTAATAATCAgataatcaattttttttaaaacacctaCATTTAATGAGAGCCTAGCACATGGCATACAACTGGCTAGGCATGAGTGAATTTACTTTATTTCACTgcccaaagggaagaaaaaaatacatttacatttttCAGATTTAGCTGCATCAGAAAGAAAGTCAGGTATGATTACTCtgcatttttaaatatgatcTTTATATGGTACAAATCTTTAATATGTTCATATGATAGCAGGAACTTGAGATAAAATCTGTTAACTATTAACTTTCCATGGCACAATTTATCATTATCACTAATGAAATTTAGGTAATAAAGAAATGATTGGGGGAGTCTTAGTATCCTAGCTTTGCAAACTATACATTAGAGAACCTCAAAAgtatttcaaatttaaaaaacaaaaaacaacccacaacaataaaaaaagagaaaagcttaCCATGATATGaacctttatttttcctttctgaacaACAAATGTGCCTCCCATCCCTATGGGTTTATCTCCATAATGTTTTTTAAGAGTTTCTCTCATACAAGTCACAAAATTATGCTTTCCAGTTCTTCCTTTGGCTTTTACTTCAATAACCTATagtacataaatacacatatcaGTTACTGTCACAAGCTATAAGTTCATAAACAAGATGAAAAATCACTTTAAGTTTAATATAGCTATCTATATTTGGTCTTAAATATATGTTGTTTGAGCATTATATCTTTAGAGGGAGACATGGTACTAAGAAAAACACGTTAATCAATTATTTTCATAGTATATTTATACTATGGTATAATCTTACATGTGTAcagctagaaaaataaatgattagaACTGTGACGGGGTCATAAATGACACGATTATAAACATGAatattagagaaaagaaacatcatGCAGTTTAATACAGTCATGTGCTCAcacatttgattttcttttaaatgataaTAAAGTTCTGTCCCATCTGGATTATGCCTCGCACAATACTTGATCTGTATAGGAGATAACAGCTTAGTGATATCACTTACAAAGGACTCTGATTGGTAGGGGGAGTACAATGAAAGCTGGAAGTACAGAAGAATGGCCATCAATGGCTGCACAAACATGGGAACAGTGAAGCAGAGCTTCAGTCggagtaaaaagagaaaagacagccACGTGAGACACAGTTATGATGCctcacattacagatgaggaaactgaggtatagaaatttagtAGCTTGATAGCCTCAGTATCTTTATATATAAAAAGAGGAGACTACATGgccactgaagtcctttccagctcttgaaCCCACCCATGTTCCATCTGGATCATGCTGATGAGGACAGAGCCCAAGAGGAAGCTTTCAGTCACTCTTCAGGCTGCTCTTTAACCCTCCTAGGAAAGACCTTAAGAAATAGACAGCAATGCACTTTTGAGTA
Proteins encoded:
- the C5H11orf54 gene encoding ester hydrolase C11orf54 homolog isoform X3, whose protein sequence is MNIVAKEIELPGAFILGAGAAPFQSLGINAEFMPIVQTKSDHSPAVNGSYYAQINPVDGGCLLEKYSKKHNDFGFALLANLFASEGQPGKVIEVKAKGRTGKHNFVTCMRETLKKHYGDKPIGMGGTFVVQKGKIKVHIMPPEFSSCPLTSDEDVNNWLRFFEIKAPLVCQPVFVSRDPGFDLRLEHTHCFSHHGEGGHYHYDTTPDTVEYLGYFLPAEVLYRIDKPKETHTFGRD
- the C5H11orf54 gene encoding ester hydrolase C11orf54 homolog isoform X4; this translates as MPIVQTKSDHSPAVNGSYYAQINPVDGGCLLEKYSKKHNDFGFALLANLFASEGQPGKVIEVKAKGRTGKHNFVTCMRETLKKHYGDKPIGMGGTFVVQKGKIKVHIMPPEFSSCPLTSDEDVNNWLRFFEIKAPLVCQPVFVSRDPGFDLRLEHTHCFSHHGEGGHYHYDTTPDTVEYLGYFLPAEVLYRIDKPKETHTFGRD